From the Drosophila willistoni isolate 14030-0811.24 chromosome 2L unlocalized genomic scaffold, UCI_dwil_1.1 Seg168, whole genome shotgun sequence genome, the window AGACTaaatttaatgttaattcTACTGAAGGTCGCCTCTTACTGTTGGTCTTGCTAAGTGAGATATCCACATTAGTATCAGGATCTACAGGTGATAGAACACAGTTTTTTCGTAATTGTCGTGAGAACTGTGAGCGTACAAATTGTTCATTAAACGGAAAGGAAATTCAAGAGCAAGCGGTGAAGTTCTACAAGCAAtcaatttttgatttaatcaCACAATGGACATGTGCAGTATGTTTAATTTGGTCTTTGTAATATGTTAGATATTATAGGCTTTCGCCTGATTTCGTCTAGGATGAGTGTCAGTATGCCTGCATGTGGCGGACtgtatttgcattttttgagAGGGGATGGCCCATTCCCCAATTCTATGGCAAATGGCCTTTTTGTAGACTGATGGGCATGCAGGAGCCGGCTTCGGTTTTCTTTTCCTTGTTGAATTTTCTCATGCATTTACGTATGCTGAGGAAGTTTCGTAGAGAAGTACGTGATGATAGTCCTTGCTATATTCTATGTCATATCTTTGGTTTGGTAAAAAATTTTGACTTAAAAAATCATAAGCAAATTTACTAAACTACTTTATTTTGCAGACTTCTCTAAATGGCTGGATATGGTCTTCTATATTTCATACGCGTGATAACCCACTTACGGAACTACTTGACTACGCCTGTGGCTATGCGGTTGTCCTGAGCTGTCTGTACTGCATGATTATGAGAATGCTGCATCGGTATTCGCTGTTTCTACGCGGTGTTATTACTTTGGCTTTTGTTTCGTACTATATTAATTACTTTGCCTATTTAAGCCTGG encodes:
- the LOC26529563 gene encoding post-GPI attachment to proteins factor 3, with product MITIRKTKFNVNSTEGRLLLLVLLSEISTLVSGSTGDRTQFFRNCRENCERTNCSLNGKEIQEQAVKFYKQSIFDLITQWTCADECQYACMWRTVFAFFERGWPIPQFYGKWPFCRLMGMQEPASVFFSLLNFLMHLRMLRKFRREVRDDSPCYILCHIFGLTSLNGWIWSSIFHTRDNPLTELLDYACGYAVVLSCLYCMIMRMLHRYSLFLRGVITLAFVSYYINYFAYLSLGKLNYSFNMKVNVCTGLLSAVGWFIWCHQVRTRRPYFRRILRFYVLFALAMSLELFDFPPILWILDAHALWHLSTIPLVSVYYNFMIEDCCTLRKEKALKGDYSLAYTYNKNI